In the Oscarella lobularis chromosome 9, ooOscLobu1.1, whole genome shotgun sequence genome, CTATAACCAATACATCGATCCATCGCCTCGTATCTCCCTGGAGGAGATTCTCGGCAAAATGATggcgttttcgccgtcactTTCCACGTGGGCCGAACTTCGACTGGGACTAGGCGAACGTTTCAGAATTCGCTTGGCTGAAGGAAACGGCATCATGGCCCTTCCGCCCGACTCAGCCGTTGTCGATTTGTTCTCGTATCTAGGCAAGTCGATagaattttgtttttttcctcGACGAGCCGAGTCGTCTTTTAGGTATTCATAACGTCGTGACGCTCTACGTGGCGTTGATTGTCGAGAGTCGCATTCTGTTTCACTCGCGGAGCTACGTTCGTCTGCTGAGCTGTTCGCAGGCACTGCTGTCACTTCTCTATCCTCTCGAATACAAGTAATAATCGTAACCGAATAGCCAAGCAGAGCCGCCTGGCTCAAGTCTGACGGGATTCTGCCCACATACTACTAGTTTTTATCATACACTGCCTATTGGTTCGGTCGTTTGACGAGAATCCGCGAATATAGCAGTCCTTTACAGATATCATAGGCAAAGGAACGGGCCTTTATAGTTTACCGCCAGATTTAACAAGTAAATACTCAGTTTCCCAACACTTTTATTACTGCACAGCAGACTCAGTCCTTCGCTTGCTTTAGGCATAAAGAAAGGCGAGTAAAGCCTTTTCTATTGATTGTTGAAACTAAAGCTAGACAACCACTCCTCTATAAATTTTTTCGTGGGGCTTCTAGCATTGATATAATCATATATTATATCTATGCTTCCAGATCCTCTTCCCACacgtaaaaaaattctcggcagaaTCCTCTGCCCAAGATTCTTATGAGTTATGTTAATCTGCATTTAGTTATCCCTACATTCCTATTCTGCCGGCCAAGTTGGTCGACGTCTTGGACGCTCCCACGCCCTTTGTAATGGGATGTCACACGTCGTACATGCCTTCACAGCACGACTTGATTCAGGTGATAGACTGATTCGTTGTCTCCTTTGTTAATCCATCATTGCTtttcagaaagaaattgttgtcgtcgatctcgacggCGGCACCGTTTTCGTCCCCGGTTCCGTTTCGACTCCCGCCTTTCCAGACAGATACGCTACTCCGTTCTTTTCTTATCTATCCGAGGTTATTTGATTCGAATCAGGTGACTTGCTTTGACGGCTTTTGTTTCTAGATCATATCTCCGGGTCTTCTTACAGCTGATTTGGCTTTCGCTTCTGATgctacagaaaaagaaatgtcGCCTTTTGAGAAGGTTAATACGAAggatatttttattttcataTGCTAAGTCTTTGTGCGTTCTTCTAGGATGCATTAATTCGAGCAGtgtttctctattttttcaCCGATCTTCTTCGAGGCTACCAGTCGTTCTTAGCCGTACTTCGAATTCACCCGAAGCCAGCTGTTCACTTCAGCAAGGTTCTCAGAACTTCCCTTGAATAGAATTTCTAATGCGTTGTGTAGGACCAGTTTCTAAGTCAAAGAGGATTGTCCGAAAACAATTTTATGTCCCAGGTGAGTCTACAGGGGGCGTAGTGTCTAGATACGAATttcttaattatttaattaaataattaattttttctaaaacagGTGGGCCCTgcttaatttatttttttctttttgaaacaGCTGATGAACAGCTtggctttttcgtcgttcatCGACAAACGCGGTCGTCCCTTTCGACATTGCGATCTATATGACGAGGTCCtttgcaacagaaaaaagaataaataattggTCTTATTTGGTTGTCTAAGATCAATGCTTCCGGCCACCTCGATTTCTTCGCCGAACACAgcggcgatcgtttcgaaagGATCCTCGCTTTGGGAAGACGAATGTTGGAACGAGACGgacgcgaagacgtcgctctGCCGAGCCGCCGCGAGGAGAAACCGGCGAAACCTTTTCCAAATCTCAGCTGGGACAGAATACGCGAATTCATAGGTGAAAACAAAgcggaagaaaaagcaaatcGAAGAGACCTAAGGTACCCTAAACGTTTGCCAATAAAATAAATGCTTATTTGGTGTTTGCTCTCAGTGACGTTCCGCTTGTGGATTCATTTGccgcgacaacgacgacgacgacgacgccgacgacgccgcctaAAGGCGACGCAGAGTcgaacgtcgtttctcgCGACAAAGCTCACCTGCAAAACTGCGTCATTGCTCTCTTCAAGAACGGCGTAGCGGAGGCGAAAAAGGTACGCGCGCCGCTCGGCGCGAGAGAGCGTGGCATCCACGCGTCGTTTCTCAGTATTTGCCAGGCGTCTGTCGAGCGCTcaagtcgccgtcgcttcgtcgctctttCGTTCACAAACTCTCGTGGGGACTCGACAAGTATTCGGGAAACATGACGAGCGAGCAgttcgacgttctcgcccAGCTCGTCAACGCGGCGCTGAAGGTCAGAAACTCCATcgacgaaataaaaattaaataacgTCGTCATAATCTAGCACGACTCGTTATCAGAAAGTTGCGACGTTGCCGGCACCGTATTACCCCTGTCGTCCGTTTTCTGTCGCGTATGGCTTTCGTGATAAAAATTCATTGGTGGATAATTTAcgttattattttttattcgCAGGTGTTCACGAGCGGCGTCTGCCAGTTTCTCTACACCGCCATTCAAGACCACGCCGTCTGGGAGAGCCTCCCGTTCTGGCGAGCTCAATTTCGTTCCGCCGTTCAAAACgaactctttctcgtctACAAGAACTTCCCGCGCGGTAGTCCCAAAGCTCGTAAGAACCGGGGGAAATTCATCAAAAAGACACTGACTGATAGGGGGGTTGGATTGTAGCTCCGAGGCGAAGGTCGTCGAGCATCGTCGGTTTGTCGAGCGAGGGCATCAAGAACGTGAGAGATCGTCCGTCGAATGTAGACGTCcttcgactcgtcgctgaTCGAGTATGTACCATAATAACATGTATAGGCTCTACGTTtattgttttctctcttactCAAGATAAAGCAATGGCCCACGTTCtccgacgaagagaagaccGATTGGACGACGCGCGAAGAGGAGGCGATCTACGGCCAATGCATTCTATTCGCGTCGCGCATGATATGGCTGCTGACGCCGCTCGCCGCCGAGTTGGAAATGCACGATGGCGGTGGAGGTGGcggacgaaacgacgtcatcgtgcgAGAAAGCGCCCAGTATTGGAAACCGGATCACGTACAGAATTTCGTTCTGCAGTTCTTCAACGAAATCTTGGGCGAAGCGAACATGCCGCAGTGGCGCGTCGTGCAACTGCAGGAAATTGTTTCGGGTACGCGTAGAAttataaaatcaataataattatatatatatatatttaggATTGACTGACATGCAGAAGGAGAACGTGCAGATTATTGCGGAGGAAATTAGCCGGATGAGTCGGCCTCTGACGAAAGTGAATTTTTCCGGCACTCGAGAGAATTCTGCGATATTAACGACTCGTTCTTAGACGAAGAGCACGCGGCCCGTCATGCTCGAAGGCGAGTCGGTTGTGACGGACGGCATGAAAGCGTATCTCCTACCCGACGGTCGTGAGCAGAATTTGGGATTTTCCGGACAAGCGCTTCCAGCGCTGGGGGCCCTCTACGTTACGACGTATCGCGTCGTATTCTGCGGTCTTCCTATAGACGAAGAAGGTGAGCGAGAAATACGCGTGGCACGATTTTCTCTCCACGCGCTGTCTTTGGTAGAATTTCCCATTGTCGCTTGCCTTCCCGTGTCGTCGATTATTCAGTTTAAGAAGTTGGCTCCCGTCTATCTATCCTCGAAGGGAAAGGGATGGCTTCAACACGTGTTTCAAATCCGATCCGCCACGTTCGAGGTAAAGACTGTTTATAGAATCAACAATGGAAGAGAACGTATGAGGTGTAGGATTGTGCACACAGCCTAGTTTTAGCTAGTTAAGCAGCTGCAGTCTGGGCTTAGGAAAAGATGATCGCCTCACTTAATGCTTCTTAGAGGCAAAAAAACCTGCTATAAGATTTAAGTTCTTCTCAAGCCTTTCGCTTCTGCCGATTATCCATAGATTGCTAACTAAAGTAAATAGAAAAGTCAGCTCACGGCTGTTTGCAGTGGTGACGCTATATCCGAAAGTGCCGTGTGCATAGGTCCATTGTTCTCGCGTTGTGTGCCCTACAGCTACAGCGTGCGCTTACTTACTCTCTCTGTTCCCTAGTTGATGAAAGtggcgttcgacgacgccgacgttgCGCCGGGCGCCGTCGACCTGTTCTCGAGCTTCATCCATCAACTCCGCAGTCCGTCGaccgtgacgtcgacgttcgcgttcgccggcgccgatcccgccggcgacgaccaGTGGAAGCGCATAGCGGTCGTGCCGAGCGACAGcgtcgaagagaaagcgCGAAGTCTGGGACGACGAATGCGACGACTCGGTCAACGCCGCGGACAGAGAAAAGGCGCGCTGAAGGCGTACATGGACACGTTCGGGAGGGGAGCGATTCGGGAGAGGGCGGGCTCGCCGACGGGCTCGTCGATCTCTGAAAtgacgatcgacgatttgTGCCGTCTCGGACTCGGATTCGTATCGGAGACGTCGTGGCGAGTGACGGAGATGAACGAAGACTACGGCGTCTGCgaaaggtaagaaaagaTACAGAGAATTATCTATCGCTTGAACGTGTCCCCTTTATCTGTCACATCGTTTTTATCTTGATCCAACTaactattttcttttttttagttacCCGTCGATTCTTTCCGTGCCCGACAGTGTGACCGATTCGCAGCTGAGCCTCATAGCCGGCCACTTCAGCCGGCACCGGTTTCCCTGCGCCGTGTGGCGACATCCGcgcaccgccgccgtcctTCTTCGATCCGGTTCCATCGTTCCTAGTAACTTCTTCGCTAAGTTGAGAGCGGCGgccggcggcagcggcgatTCGACTCGAAGAGATTTATGGGACAGCGCGTTGCCGCTCGTCGGATTTTATAACCAGGACGTTAGACGATATTTGACGGCGATCGTCACGGCGACGCCGCCTCCGCGAAAGAAAGCCGGATCGAGCGACGAGGTCGACGGTTTGTtcacggcgtcgtcgtcgtcggcggcgccgaGTGATGACGACCGGCTTTCGAAGTCGAGATCGACGGACAGAGTGGACGTCATCGAAGaggagacgtcgacggacgGGGAGGATCGAGGTCCGTTGAAATTgtcgtttcttcaaaaatcCGACGTCAAGCCAAGTACTTGAGTTTCCAATGCAATTATatttaatattattaatttttggTTTCTTAGGTTCAAGCGTGGTTTCTGCTGCGACGACGGTCGACGAACCGTTGCCGCTCTTCGCTACGGcttcctcgtcgcttcgaaagcACGGAGCGTCGAATCCAAAAGAGGCGCCTTCATATGAGAGATCGTCGCTGTATGTCATTGGAGAAAGGCAGAAGCTAAAGGCAAGGCCCTACTAGTCGCTAGAAAACGTCAGGAGATTGAGTCTCGCCTCTTTATATAGGTTGTCAAGGGAGACCCTCTTCCCGGGGTTAAATTCATTTCGGTTGATGTAAGAGTGGGGTCCCTCGGACTGTTGGCTTCATTTGAcgatattttttattttaggttCCCTCTTGTGCCGACATTCGGCAGTCTCATCGAAAACTTCTTCGCGCCTGTGCCCCAAGCGACGGAAACGCAGATCACAGCAGTTTCCTATCGCGACTTCAGGACACTGGCTGGCTTTCTCACGTAAGACACATCTCCataagaaaattatttctatttaaTATATTTATCTGTTGTTTAGGTTCGgactcttcttcaactcgcCGGAGCGGtcgtcgatcttctcgacgttcAAATGGCATCGGTTCTAGTCGGCTTGGAAGACGGCTGGGATCTGACGACCCAGATCGTCTCGTTGGCGCAGATTCTTCTTGATCCCTACTATAGAACGACAAACGGCTTCCGCACGCTACTCGAGAAGGAGTGGCTCGCTTTCGGTCACCGTTTCAGCGAGAGAAACAAACAGACGACGGCGTCCACGCCTAACGATTTCTGcccaatttttcttctctttctcgacgcTGTTTATCAGGTACTGTGGGTAGAGTGTATATATATCcgtaattttttatttttttcttatagatTTTGATACAGTTTCCGTTGTCGTTTGAattcaacgttttcttcttggaGACGATCGCCTATCATCAGTCGTCCATGCGATTCGCCACGTTTCTGTTCGATTCGGAGAAGGAGCGATGCAACGAAGGTCAAATTCACCGTCAAGGTAATTGCGAGGAAGATATCTTCGTAGTAGTGACATTGCGTATAGGCGCCGAAgggaaggcgaagaagaagcaaggGAAAAGTTTGTGGAGGCACATCGAAATGCTTCAGTCAATATCTCCTATATTTCATAATTGGAGATACGTGCCAGACGGAAATACGGTAAGGGGTCTATTGAACTCAGGATAGGGTGTAGCTAA is a window encoding:
- the LOC136191473 gene encoding myotubularin-related protein 5-like isoform X1 translates to MERLADHFVVVGSHGSVEKDDDSAGVDDRDIDVSVLQCFPPDSENEPNLPAGLEMFCQPSGWRLSSSYKPPTFFASVLTNMEGRRTVFASLTFVERVAPAKLFRPKALCFIASHGFVALLKGCLCLLYNQYIDPSPRISLEEILGKMMAFSPSLSTWAELRLGLGERFRIRLAEGNGIMALPPDSAVVDLFSYLGIHNVVTLYVALIVESRILFHSRSYVRLLSCSQALLSLLYPLEYNYPYIPILPAKLVDVLDAPTPFVMGCHTSYMPSQHDLIQKEIVVVDLDGGTVFVPGSVSTPAFPDRYATPFFSYLSEIISPGLLTADLAFASDATEKEMSPFEKDALIRAVFLYFFTDLLRGYQSFLAVLRIHPKPAVHFSKDQFLSQRGLSENNFMSQLMNSLAFSSFIDKRGRPFRHCDLYDEINASGHLDFFAEHSGDRFERILALGRRMLERDGREDVALPSRREEKPAKPFPNLSWDRIREFIGENKAEEKANRRDLSDVPLVDSFAATTTTTTTPTTPPKGDAESNVVSRDKAHLQNCVIALFKNGVAEAKKYLPGVCRALKSPSLRRSFVHKLSWGLDKYSGNMTSEQFDVLAQLVNAALKHDSLSESCDVAGTVLPLSSVFCRVFTSGVCQFLYTAIQDHAVWESLPFWRAQFRSAVQNELFLVYKNFPRGSPKAPPRRRSSSIVGLSSEGIKNVRDRPSNVDVLRLVADRIKQWPTFSDEEKTDWTTREEEAIYGQCILFASRMIWLLTPLAAELEMHDGGGGGGRNDVIVRESAQYWKPDHVQNFVLQFFNEILGEANMPQWRVVQLQEIVSGLTDMQKENVQIIAEEISRMSRPLTKTKSTRPVMLEGESVVTDGMKAYLLPDGREQNLGFSGQALPALGALYVTTYRVVFCGLPIDEEEFPIVACLPVSSIIQFKKLAPVYLSSKGKGWLQHVFQIRSATFELMKVAFDDADVAPGAVDLFSSFIHQLRSPSTVTSTFAFAGADPAGDDQWKRIAVVPSDSVEEKARSLGRRMRRLGQRRGQRKGALKAYMDTFGRGAIRERAGSPTGSSISEMTIDDLCRLGLGFVSETSWRVTEMNEDYGVCESYPSILSVPDSVTDSQLSLIAGHFSRHRFPCAVWRHPRTAAVLLRSGSIVPSNFFAKLRAAAGGSGDSTRRDLWDSALPLVGFYNQDVRRYLTAIVTATPPPRKKAGSSDEVDGLFTASSSSAAPSDDDRLSKSRSTDRVDVIEEETSTDGEDRGPLKLSFLQKSDVKPSSSVVSAATTVDEPLPLFATASSSLRKHGASNPKEAPSYERSSLYVIGERQKLKVVKGDPLPGVKFISVDVPSCADIRQSHRKLLRACAPSDGNADHSSFLSRLQDTGWLSHVRTLLQLAGAVVDLLDVQMASVLVGLEDGWDLTTQIVSLAQILLDPYYRTTNGFRTLLEKEWLAFGHRFSERNKQTTASTPNDFCPIFLLFLDAVYQILIQFPLSFEFNVFFLETIAYHQSSMRFATFLFDSEKERCNEGQIHRQGAEGKAKKKQGKSLWRHIEMLQSISPIFHNWRYVPDGNTSVLRPYSNYADLTFWSYYLHHDLSVLISPFDYASVASKPATPTIRRRGKLSWSFSSSASASSAKRTFVHEKSNQMLTDELGSLLKRCSSLQAALQQHPQPWKTIWNELKISAKSRLPLTDVADGARMPSSSSSFPSFLAAHGVTMHKRTSVEVLLKGKLSGTAERVFTHPHRFFLHTYVTPTHCNYCQQVLWGIVKQGYQCADCGYDCHVKCRPMVPQKCNEFADFDIEEEKEPDDVRYFVNRLLSAPTPFLQTDARTTGLAPSKSVFYSGQEESKNSSQHEGFVYMKQSEWALRKKWKCWWFVFDLETGELRYYDALRESQCRGKINIFDASAVFEVAPDESLDGEGYCFDVYLPKRKYSFMTKSAISREIWMRKLNLSVEANK
- the LOC136191473 gene encoding myotubularin-related protein 5-like isoform X2; the encoded protein is MERLADHFVVVGSHGSVEKDDDSAGVDDRDIDVSVLQCFPPDSENEPNLPAGLEMFCQPSGWRLSSSYKPPTFFASVLTNMEGRRTVFASLTFVERVAPAKLFRPKALCFIASHGFVALLKGCLCLLYNQYIDPSPRISLEEILGKMMAFSPSLSTWAELRLGLGERFRIRLAEGNGIMALPPDSAVVDLFSYLGIHNVVTLYVALIVESRILFHSRSYVRLLSCSQALLSLLYPLEYNYPYIPILPAKLVDVLDAPTPFVMGCHTSYMPSQHDLIQKEIVVVDLDGGTVFVPGSVSTPAFPDRYATPFFSYLSEIISPGLLTADLAFASDATEKEMSPFEKDALIRAVFLYFFTDLLRGYQSFLAVLRIHPKPAVHFSKDQFLSQRGLSENNFMSQLMNSLAFSSFIDKRGRPFRHCDLYDEINASGHLDFFAEHSGDRFERILALGRRMLERDGREDVALPSRREEKPAKPFPNLSWDRIREFIGENKAEEKANRRDLSDVPLVDSFAATTTTTTTPTTPPKGDAESNVVSRDKAHLQNCVIALFKNGVAEAKKYLPGVCRALKSPSLRRSFVHKLSWGLDKYSGNMTSEQFDVLAQLVNAALKHDSLSESCDVAGTVLPLSSVFCRVFTSGVCQFLYTAIQDHAVWESLPFWRAQFRSAVQNELFLVYKNFPRGSPKAPPRRRSSSIVGLSSEGIKNVRDRPSNVDVLRLVADRIKQWPTFSDEEKTDWTTREEEAIYGQCILFASRMIWLLTPLAAELEMHDGGGGGGRNDVIVRESAQYWKPDHVQNFVLQFFNEILGEANMPQWRVVQLQEIVSGLTDMQKENVQIIAEEISRMSRPLTKTKSTRPVMLEGESVVTDGMKAYLLPDGREQNLGFSGQALPALGALYVTTYRVVFCGLPIDEEEFPIVACLPVSSIIQFKKLAPVYLSSKGKGWLQHVFQIRSATFELMKVAFDDADVAPGAVDLFSSFIHQLRSPSTVTSTFAFAGADPAGDDQWKRIAVVPSDSVEEKARSLGRRMRRLGQRRGQRKGALKAYMDTFGRGAIRERAGSPTGSSISEMTIDDLCRLGLGFVSETSWRVTEMNEDYGVCESYPSILSVPDSVTDSQLSLIAGHFSRHRFPCAVWRHPRTAAVLLRSGSIVPSNFFAKLRAAAGGSGDSTRRDLWDSALPLVGFYNQDVRRYLTAIVTATPPPRKKAGSSDEVDGLFTASSSSAAPSDDDRLSKSRSTDRVDVIEEETSTDGEDRGPLKLSFLQKSDVKPSSSVVSAATTVDEPLPLFATASSSLRKHGASNPKEAPSYERSSLYVIGERQKLKVVKGDPLPGVKFISVDVPSCADIRQSHRKLLRACAPSDGNADHSSFLSRLQDTGWLSHVRTLLQLAGAVVDLLDVQMASVLVGLEDGWDLTTQIVSLAQILLDPYYRTTNGFRTLLEKEWLAFGHRFSERNKQTTASTPNDFCPIFLLFLDAVYQILIQFPLSFEFNVFFLETIAYHQSSMRFATFLFDSEKERCNEGQIHRQGAEGKAKKKQGKSLWRHIEMLQSISPIFHNWRYVPDGNTSVLRPYSNYADLTFWSYYLHHDLSVLISPFDYASVASKPATPTIRRRGKLSWSFSSSASASSAKRTFVHEKSNQMLTDELGSLLKRCSSLQAALQQHPQPWKTIWNELKISAKSRLPLTDVADGARMPSSSSSFPSFLAAHGVTMHKRTSVEVLLKGKLSGTAERVFTHPHRFFLHTYVTPTHCNYCQQVLWGIVKQGYQCADCGYDCHVKCRPMVPQKCNEFADFDIEEEKEPDDTDARTTGLAPSKSVFYSGQEESKNSSQHEGFVYMKQSEWALRKKWKCWWFVFDLETGELRYYDALRESQCRGKINIFDASAVFEVAPDESLDGEGYCFDVYLPKRKYSFMTKSAISREIWMRKLNLSVEANK